From a region of the Malania oleifera isolate guangnan ecotype guangnan chromosome 12, ASM2987363v1, whole genome shotgun sequence genome:
- the LOC131144081 gene encoding uncharacterized protein LOC131144081 translates to MDAAAAAAARTTQAANVLSASAAGRRIMNHPAAIAPPSTWPPARPNMLVLYARSNRNSALSLARCSLKPNADTDEVTEKISTFDPHSSSKSHEQPKPTSVEPYSSSSSTDSSSFSAGLVFDLGPADCWDGAEVGSPVVKRFIGDEEERWYMWYHGRSGENPGLDSIGLAVSSNGIHWERGGGHARSSVHVGSVMNCSKDWWAFDTHSIRPSEVVVMSSTKVRATSAIYWLYYTGYSSEEVTFLKKSDSDFPLGNPVRICHGNFKSLPGLAIGQDGRNWARIDGLHYSGALLELGAEGKWDSTFIASPNVVVHGDGDLRMYYHSFDLQNGQFAIGVARSRDGIRWVKLGKIMGGGQSGDFDELGVMNARVVRSRKDGNYVMAYEGVATGGKRSIGLAESSDGLKDWRRVEDGGEVLKAVGEDGWDGGGVGSPCLVQIEGEWRLYYRGVGINGGRTGIGMAVSEGSNLRRFRRWTGFRL, encoded by the coding sequence ATGGACGCCGCCGCCGCAGCTGCAGCCAGGACGACGCAGGCCGCTAATGTCCTTTCAGCTTCTGCCGCCGGAAGAAGAATAATGAACCACCCAGCTGCCATAGCCCCGCCGTCAACATGGCCTCCGGCCAGACCAAACATGCTCGTCCTTTATGCCCGCAGCAACAGAAACTCTGCCCTGTCTCTGGCTCGCTGCTCCTTGAAGCCAAACGCCGACACAGACGAAGTTACGGAGAAAATTTCTACCTTTGATCCTCACTCGAGTTCGAAATCCCATGAACAACCAAAACCCACTTCGGTTGAACCGTATTCGTCTTCTTCTTCGACGGATTCGTCATCGTTTTCCGCCGGATTGGTGTTCGATTTGGGTCCTGCAGACTGCTGGGATGGCGCTGAAGTGGGGTCCCCCGTCGTGAAAAGGTTCATCGGCGACGAGGAGGAAAGATGGTACATGTGGTACCACGGGAGGTCCGGTGAGAACCCCGGTTTGGATTCAATCGGATTGGCGGTTTCCAGCAACGGGATTCACTGGGAGCGCGGCGGAGGCCATGCTCGATCCAGCGTACACGTTGGTTCGGTGATGAATTGCAGTAAGGACTGGTGGGCATTTGACACCCATAGCATTAGGCCTTCCGAGGTTGTCGTCATGTCCAGCACAAAGGTCAGAGCTACCAGTGCCATTTACTGGCTCTACTACACCGGCTACAGCTCAGAGGAGGTTACATTTCTGAAAAAATCCGATTCCGATTTCCCTTTAGGAAACCCAGTAAGGATTTGTCACGGAAATTTCAAGTCTCTGCCAGGTTTGGCGATCGGCCAAGATGGGCGAAATTGGGCTAGAATCGACGGGTTGCATTACAGCGGAGCTTTGCTCGAATTGGGCGCAGAGGGCAAGTGGGATTCAACCTTTATTGCTTCACCAAATGTTGTTGTCCACGGTGATGGCGATCTTAGGATGTATTACCATTCGTTCGATCTTCAAAATGGGCAATTCGCAATTGGGGTTGCGAGATCCAGAGACGGAATTAGATGGGTGAAGTTGGGGAAGATAATGGGAGGAGGGCAGAGTGGTGATTTTGACGAGCTCGGGGTGATGAATGCTCGCGTGGTGAGAAGCCGCAAAGATGGGAATTACGTGATGGCGTATGAAGGGGTGGCCACCGGCGGGAAGAGGAGCATTGGGCTGGCTGAATCTTCCGACGGGCTGAAGGATTGGAGGAGGGTTGAAGATGGTGGTGAAGTTCTGAAGGCGGTGGGAGAAGATGGGTGGGATGGGGGAGGAGTAGGATCGCCTTGTCTGGTTCAGATTGAAGGTGAGTGGAGATTGTATTACAGAGGTGTTGGGATTAATGGAGGGAGAACAGGGATTGGAATGGCTGTTTCTGAAGGAAGCAATCTCAGGAGGTTTAGGAGATGGACAGGATTTCGTTTGTAA